The Geotrypetes seraphini chromosome 12, aGeoSer1.1, whole genome shotgun sequence nucleotide sequence gtagtgtcaggtctcgaagaattccaggatagtggaattaggggaggaagaatgctatgtaggatcttgaaagttaggcaggtacatttaaagtgaatcctggaaatcaccggaagccagtgaagttttgacagaagcggggaaacatgattgaatttgctttttgcaaagatcaacctggctgcagtgttctggatccgctgaagtctttgaagacttttcttggttagacttagatagatggagttacaataatccattctggaaagaatgattgattgtacaaggacagcaaaatgttgttggcggaagcaggatctcactttcctcaacatgtgaagactaaaaaaacattttacaaGAAATGGTGCTGGCATTGAATTTTACCAGATATGGTGTTGGCATTGAATTTTCTGTTTCATCACAGATCATGGGAGACAGTCAACCATTTCTGCAGTATGAATATAAGGCAGATTGAATTTATGGACTCATTCCATGGGACATTTTTGCACTTCACTGTTTTACTTGAAGTTTCATAACCATGGAGTTTGCTTCTCCTTTTTGACTTTTGACCAAAATTAAGTAAAAGGAAGTtttgctttatagaatactagcatagtgtggatttaggcccagattctgcaaacagcaTCACAATTGTacgcagcagtaggcatcctacccaTGTCTAACCAACCAATAAGGATGCacgtttaaaataaaaaaaatagctcCCGACGCAGACCGCCTACTTTGGAggcacctccaggagcctagggaggtccGTATGCCctcctaagcttgcctaaggctagccATGGGCGTAGTTTGCCTTGGAAGTcaccttaggtgaacctaggcagccatacgcatctccctagtcTAGCGGGAGATGCGTACAATGTAGCCCAGGAAAATGCTTCTCTACAATGTAAGTAGATGTGGCTGCTaagcttatcatggcaagggatctccctgctgctatAAGTTTAGCAGCTAAGGCTGTGGCTGCCAGTCCCCCCACCAACCTTGAATgaacacggcaggagggatgcccaataccTCCTGCCTGGAACATCCCCACCCCCTGGAGATTGccagtaggagggtgcccaatccttccAGTTGGAACACCCCCACCTCCTGAAGAACACCAGCAGTAGGAGGCCCAATCCCTGCCAGAACAACCCCATCCCCCTGAAGATCaatagcaggagggtgcccaatcactcctgccggaacccccccaccccctctgaagaccaccagcaggagggtacccaatccttcctgccagaaaccccccaCTCCTCAAACAAAACCAGCAAGAGAGTGCTCAATCCTGCAGGAAGGTGTCAAATTGCTGTAGCCTGCTGCAACACCCACCCATCCTTGATGATCACCGGAAGGAGGgtgccaatccctcctgccagaaaccaaAATCACATGCAGACCCACACTAACCTTAAATGTTGGACAGATGGACAGGTCTTCCCACTGAccatccagcaggccagcctCTGTCAAAATGAGGTGTGCCTGCCCCTTCCAGATGCATTgtgagatgcaccggggagggtttatggcctgattggcccagacacctaaggccccacccataggaggggctttaagtgccttggccaatcaggcctgaGGCCCCTCCCTGCTTCATCCAACAATCCACTGGAAAGGGACAGGCCTACCTCATTtcgatggaggcgggcctgctgaccAAACGGTGGGAAGACCCAGCTGGCCAGCCAACATTTAAGGTTAGTGGGGGGGTCTGGGGAGTGGGGTTAGCAGAGGTGGGGTGAGAGGTCTgcacttggggggaggggttccagcaagagggattgggcactgTCCTGCCAGCAATTTTCAGGGAGGGTGGCGGATGTTCCAGCAgggggattgggcaccctcctgatgGTGATCTTCAGGATTGGTAGGGGGTATTCTGGcatgaggaattgggcactctcctgccggtgatcttctgggggtggagagtgttcaggcaggagggattgggcatccctcctgccatgttcatTCAGGGCAAGTGGGGGGgtgttctgggcaggagggactgggcatcccacctgccggtttcattgggggtggggggtttctggCAGAAGTGATTGGGCATCTCACATGCTGATTTTGTTCTGGCCTTAGGGCCTAATtgtgggtgccagcatttatacctGCTGAAACCTTATATAAATGGTGATGAGCAATTAATGGCAGTGGAGCATGCAAATGAACCCAGTATGTAACATTGCATCTAACTTATAGGAtccacccatgcctctcccatggtcatgccccttttgagttgtgtgcttttaaaatttaattaaccTTGTTATAGAACAGAACATGACATATTTGGCACTCAGTTGGGTTTATATGAATATAACACCAAATATTGATTGCTAACAGCTCATTAACTAATCAACTTATGCATGGTTTTGGAATCTGCATCAAAATATGGGTGGCCTAGCTGAGGTCTGATGGTCACTGTTCAAAATTTTatgcagacaaaacaaaattcttcctagcaacccctaaaggcaaaatcaaagacaccacaatttaagtaaaaggatccacattccccctcgaacaaactttaaaagtactgggtgtaacactggacaaacatctatccctcgagaaacacactgatatcacagtcaggaaaactatctcgacactatggaaactccgcaccataaaaaaatacttagaCGACTCCTCATTccgcctcttagtacaatcctccatcctcagcatactggactactgcaacatcatctacttgagcTCCGCAAAGAAAACTATCAGGAGACtaaggatgatccagaacaccgcagtccgcctcatatttgacctgaaaaaatgggaccatatcacccctttctaccacaaactccactggctccctctagaatccagaatcatgttcaaattcgcctgtttttgctacaaaacaatatttggtttatccccaagctacatcaccccccATTTCACCCTTAACCATAACTACAAGAACTCccgtaaaattcaactcttcgccttcccctccctaaaactatgccactcaaaaaaattcctcgacaaaatctacgccttccaagccgccaaactaaacccttggctagcccaaatgggcctcaaggcctacaactacctcgactttagaaaactactcaaaactcacctatttcgagaccaagacccttaatgccccttttatATCCCCCCCGTCTGATCTACTACCCTCCccgtccccctcctctccccccacttctctccttgctattcgcaactctatgatcaatttgatatgtaacctcttgtaactactctctccttgctgtttgcaatgctataatcaatttgatatgtaaccacttgtaatctctgtctaactaatgtgaaccgcctagaactcttcggggtatggcggtatacaaaaataaagttattattattattatattatattttggaAACACTGGTACATTATTCTTTTTATATGTAACACAATTATTAGAAACatctttggaagaagagtgtATAAGAGCAACACTTCTAGTTACATTTGTTTTTGAATCCGACAAGGACTGGGCGATGAGAATGTTTTTTCGTAACTCTTATAAATTGTTTTTGGGAGGTAAAGTTTGGGTTTTCCCTGATGTCTGTGTAGACACACAGGAGAAAAGGAAGCAATTTCTGACTACGCCCTCAGGTGTTAGCCCTGGGTGCTCATTTCTTTTtgcgttttccttgtaaatgtttaatattgTATGAGTCAAATAGGtatcttttctttgatcccaaaCAATTGGAGGCTTTTCTTGAGAATAAGCGTAAAATACAGGTACAGGTGTCGGGTCAGGGAGgaagaatataataataataattattagaaAAATGGAAGATTGTTTAGTttattaagggtttttttttccttctgagaTGTGCCTCTTTTTCCTTATCCTTTCCCTTTCTTTAATTGAGGACTTACAGAGAAAGTTGCTATGAATATGTTTGCTTGTTGGATTCCAAATGGGAAAtattttgtggattgtttttatatttagcaatatgctttctatttcttaattcatttttttatgctgtatgtttatttaaaattgcataaataaattaaaatatatatatatattgcttgCTAACAGCTCATTAACTAATCAACTTATACATGGTTTTAGAATCTGCATCAAAATATGGGTGGCTTAGCTGAGGTCTGGTGGTCACTGTTCAAAATTTTATGCAGTTTTGGAAACACTGGTACATTATTCTTTTTATATTATCAGATATGGAAAACTGTATAAAGTGCCCAGAGAACCAATGGTCCAATCAGAAAAGAGATGCCTGCATCCCAAAAATGATCATCTTCCTGTCTTACGAGGAACCTTTGGGGATATTTTTGACTGTTGTCAGTATGGTTTTCTGTTTAATTAGTGCTCTCATTTTGGGTATCTTCATTAAATACCAACATACTCCCATAGTCAAAGCAAACAACCGTAGCCTGAGCTATATTTTCCTCATCTCCCTCATGCTCTGCTTCCTCTGTTCCTTAATATTCATTGGACATCCTGATAAGCTGACCTGTATTCTTCGACATATTGCATTTGGTATCACATTCTCTATTGCCCTTTCCTCAGTACTTGCAAAAACCATCACTGTGGTCATTGCCTTCCAAGCCACCAAGCCTAAAAGTAAGCTCCGAAATTGGATGGGTTCCAGTTTGTCTAATTCTATAGTCCTTTGCTGTTCTCTTCTTCAAGTCCTTCTATGCCTTGTCTGGATATGTACTGCTCCCCCATTCCCATATCATAACACTGAATCAGAAATTGGAACAATAGtaattgaatgtaatgaaggATCAATAATTGCATTTTATTGTGTTATGGGTTACTTGGGATTGCTTGCTGGTAtcagttttgtttttgctttccttgcaagaaatctacctgacaCTTTCAATGAGGCCAAACACATCACCTTCAGTATGGTGGTTTTCTGCAGTGTCTGGGTGGCCTTTATCCCAACATACCTGAGTACCAGAGGCAAGTACATGGTGGCAGTAGAGATATTTGCTATCCTGGCCTCTTGTGCAGGACTGCTTGGCTGCATTTTTATCCCCAAATGCTACATGATCCTTCTGAGACCTGAGAAAAACAACAAGAAATACCTAACAAGATGTGTAAAGACTTAAAAAGCctgaaaataatatttttttcataaaataaaactaaagcatgcaattttaaataagaaaaaaattgtTTAGTTGATGTGTAATTGCATTCATCTTCTAAACTAGTAGACACATATCTGAAAATATTTAATTTGATATGTTTAATCTAtaattgtaaagaaaaaaaaatattggaggaTGAAGAATCCAGCCTTTAATATAGGGAAAGATTTTTACATATGTCTTGGGAAACCCTGTGGGTTTGGTGAATACTGATTTGTCCTAAACTAAACAAAAGCTTAAGCTTTATCAAGACTTAAATCCACCTAATAAAGGTCTAATTGCATGATTGGTATAATATTTTTCTATGGGGTAGAAGTGAAGGGATATTGTTAACATTTGATAAAATATTATCCATATCATGATGTATTAAATCATATGTTCTGCTTTCTTGTTATATTATACTTGGGGGGTCCATTTACTATGGTGTAGtagccattttagtgcatgctaaagggATCAtattcgaaagagaaaaatgtccaaaaaccggcctaagtcgtcacttggacgaacatttctcaaaaacgtccaagcgccgataatcaaaccgggttttggacgtatttctaaacgacttaggccttcatagtgccgctcaacgtccaaagctaaacggggcatttcgggaggcatgtcgagggcatGAGTTGggagggacgtgggccggcttagacgtagtcgtacaacatgtataaccgaaagttgaacaacagagcatagacggaacttggacgttttgacttagaccatttcaaacatggtctaagtcacaaaaaaacacctaaactcaccagataatcactgaaaacacataacacagacccccacacactaccccagtgatcaccaacaccccccacccccataaaaattttaatcataactggCTGCCtaccataggaaagcctagtcgtccaacacagaggcagcttaagtcatcttgggagtaggtttgggacccatagagaggagggcccTTGCCCATaagccctgtaatcactgcattgatacttaaacatgtgcactgccctatacacccccaaaacccttttttattggcatataagtggctcctgcatccataagggctattggggtggtagagaaGTGGATCTAAGGGATTCTGGGGATCTAGGGgattggggggctcaccgtcacctataagggagctgtagtgaggggaAGCCATGGCACcttgtttgtgaagttcacagcagtgccctgtaaggtaccccactatttaggtgccctgtctgggtgttctgtcaatcactttgcagacccctcccacgtccaacagggcttgttctagacgtttttgacttggaaggatagttggacgaaaatggggtataaagatagacgttttaGCGGCTTAGATGATCatatctgcaggacgtataattggatgatttttgaaagtcaaaagaagttggacttctctttcgaaaatgtgacttaggcactttttgactttggacgacttgcgaaatggacgtaaacggacttaaatggacttagacgtccctttcgattatgcccctccaagtttgtttgttttttcaagtttattaggtttttatataccacctatcaagattatctaagtggttttacaatcaggtactcaggcattttccctatctatcctggtgggcatTCATAATCTatctatcctatggacgcgttgactcacgttagcatttagtgcacactaaatcggctaccgtaccttagtaaaaggactaggttataaagaaaagaagaaaaaaaagctaaTGAATGGATGAGATACAAGCTATTACTGACTGTTTCATTCTGGCAAAGAGATAATTCCAGTTAGCACTATTGGAAAATTCCACTATGTACAGAGAAATTGTGCCCATATTAAAGGTTGTTAGAGTTACCtgaaataaaatggaaaaaacccaaacaaaccataatgtcatgtatatttattttttttaaagtgtataACATTTACATGAAAAATATACATGTTATACCTGATATATGTGTCAGAGTAATATATGTGTGACAGAGTAAGAAACATAAGCTACTGTTTCATTTTTAGTTAACTATTCCTCAATATAGTATGATCCTCCCGCATCCCATCTTCCTCAaagtttaagccctccctccaagtCACAGAAGGCCAAAGTGCTTTGCTATAAATGGTTCTATTCATGATCTGAGGAAGTCTTCATAAGCATCAAAAGTGAAGTGCAATTATTTAACTTAGAGGCCAATGTTTATGTATGTGTAACACAGGTAGACATCTAGAATTCAAGCTCTTATGTGTACAAACATTCCcttaaaatggctgccagaatatttttatttatttatttatttattttatttcttatataccgctataccgtgaggttcaaagcggtttacaatgaagatagattaaagatacattaaaataaaataaataaaaatggtactttggatttccctagctgtcccgaagcctcacaatctagctaaaatacctgagaaaacaataaataaaaataaaataaatgaaataaaataaattccaatcagacaataggatctgatgttagaagttcataaagacgatatgccaaggagagaaagctggtatgctccttaagccctgacgtatgcagccaagccaacacacaatatttcagccatgaggtttcccaggaagtagtaatgagtgccaaaatacaggctagtcatttagatcagagtcaatgcaatgctaaaatgcaggcatgtcatttggatcagatgacctctgcaaCAGCCAGACAACCGCCACTATCATCTCGGTGTATCAGCTGCATTAAACGGTCAACTGCCACTATTCTCAGATCTGACATCTAGTATGGTATagaaccctgctggatcgggggaggggcggagctgtgctcttaagtctctgccactgcttctgctgcctgctgCTGGTTTCGGTGTGGCCCCGGCAtctccttgtgctcaccgttatcccctgctggatcaggGGAGGAGCGGAGCTATGCTCATTAAGTCCCTGCTGATGATTCTGCTGTCTGCCGCTCTTTTCGGTGCGGCCCTGGCGTCGCCTTATGCTCAtcgttatcccctgctggatcgggggaggggcggatctGTGCTCTTTAGTCCCTACTGCTGATTCTTctgcctgccgctggtttcggtaCGGCCCTGGTGTCTCTTCGTGCTCAACTGATTAGCCCctactggatcgggggaggggcggagctgtgctcttaagtccccaccgctgcttctgctgccagccgctggtttcggtgcggccccggcgtctccttgtgctcaccgttatcccccgctggatcgggggaggggcggagctgtgctcttaagtccctgctgctgattctgTTGCCTGTCGCTGGTTTCGGTGTGGCCccggcgtctccttgtgctcaACCATTAGtccctgctggattgggggaggggcggagctgtgctcataAGTCCCCGCCGCTGCTTCTGCTGTCTGCTGCTGTTTTCGGTACGGCCCCAGCGTCTACTTGTGCTCACCTTTATCCCCTACTGAAtcaggggagaaggaaggaaggatgcagaaagggcctctgctgaaaatgcaCCATTCTAGGCCTTTAGGTTTTTAGACAGTTATGCTGcgattctataactgtcaaactcctcctttccaagatgttttctgactcgcctgagtgaaaattaaaagaaaaaagtgcagaaccctgtaaaactatgaataaggtatatgaaaggaacaaaataaactagaaatcaacaaagaaaactaaatataactaaaaacttaaaaatataagagagagacactgaagcccaggtcttactcaggcaacattctagagAATATCTAAGCTCTCTTCTGTTAACACCTGCTTAGCTTGTATTTCGGTAAATCCAGACTGTACCCTTTCTCTCTTTTTGCACTATaaacctggaacaaactgcctgaatcatTAGGTCAAGCTCCATTCCTGGAACTATTCAAATCCAGAGTAAAAGCCCACCTGTTTGAGAATGCATTTAAGTGATAACCTTTCATTATAAGCTTCCTGAGTAACTCCCTCAGACACTACTTGTCCTGTTTTCTGTTAATTTTagtttgtaagctctactgagtagGGACCATCTCTTAAATATGTTGTTTTACAGCACTTGCGTATGCCtactagtgctatagaaatgttaaatagtagtagtagtaaatttgcAAGTGGATAGAAGAGACCAAGAATAAATAAGCACATATAAACTCATCGACTAGACCATAACGCTAAGTTCCTCACCAAAGCATGTATAGTTAATTATACATCTTGGATGTCTACAATATACAGTATGTACTATAGTTGATTAGTATATCTTGGATGCTTACTTTTACTATAGCATGTACAGTTAATTAATGTATCCCTGCTGTTCATTTCTACCATTGCATATATATACCTAGTGGAGCGGTCTCAAACCAAAAttttttgcagggccacattttggatttataggtacgtggagagccacagaaaaaatagttaatgtgttattaaagaaatgacaactttgcattaGGTAAAACTCAGTATCATCATCGTGCGCACTCTTACCTGAGTGATCCATGATCCGTGATCCGTAGGCCCTGGCCAtcagaagtgtgcatgcgcgcttagctgtgCCAGTGGCTGCCAGACAAATTGAAAAGCgatggcctccctgctctccaactCGTGCAGTCCTCCATCCAGGAAATACGGTCCtaccgaagtttatttttaagttaaaatctgctgcagcggctcctctcacaagccgacTTGCGTCGGAGAAAGCTTCCTACACAGGCGATCGTGAGAAGAGctgccgcggcacctttaaacttaaaaataaactccgACTAGGACAAGTTGAACAAGCTGTGGTATGTATCGAGGCCCAAACTAATCCTGCAAGTTAGactgagggaagggaaggtggggctagggactaagggagcaggccagaccacgggaagggaaagaggtggggtagggggaaatgctgctgctgctgctgcatagggacaTGGAGGaaaagggaaataccgctgctgctgcacaaaaaAGTGGGGGGcatggaaatactgctgctgttgctgcacaggtaagtggggtggggaagggaaatgctgctgcacagggaaatggaggaggagggaatgctgctatggctgctgcacagggaagtggggggggaggaaaatgctgttgctactgcacagggaagtggagtgggggagggaaatgctgctgcacaggaaaatggagggggagggaatgctgctgcagctgctgcactgGAAAgttggggagagggaaatgctgctgctgcacagggaagtggagggggagggaatgctactgtggctgctgcacagggaagtgggggaaaagaaatgctgctgctgcatagggggcagggagaaagacagatagaaagaaagacagacagcaggagggagaaagacagaaagaaaggaagaaaggcacaggggcagggagagagacagacagacaaaggaggccagggagagagacagacagaaagaaaaacagcgggagggagagagatagaaagaaagaaagaaagacagacagacagacatatattctagcacccgttaatgtaatgtgcttaaagactagtagtttataaatctttccttaattgcttctgataatttcagctatatacAGCTGAAAGCAATGCAACATGCATAAAGTGaattttagatagtttttcactttctgcatgttgcactgctttcagctgtgtatagctgaaattatcagaagcaattaaggaaatatttatacactttaaagagttttacctcatgcaaaattgtgatttagattctaatctatagtatcaactgcaagagacaagattttggtgtagttctctaggctttttttgtagaggggagaatcaatatctgacttgtgcctggaaaacttgtgccttaagtg carries:
- the LOC117346207 gene encoding vomeronasal type-2 receptor 26-like — protein: MPHIKRKGTVRMGPLPLGTSTPRRQMLLDFPARPPSEIGVWRAVASPSRDLVGTPEPEVSLSPPDLSTPLCPATETSGLEGTPDTLEVAGVLLHEGSAAGLDTAVENKQLGVKVFASTPSEVSLVDVWRLLQKMDGTIRKSTEETTNLLHHHLKSVRFKNFLGEESFFDENGDFSIGYLIVHEVFLPNRTARNDIVGSYNPYALSGQEFTINEKAIMWESAFTQVPPQSKCSPSCPPGFNKLTRKEKPNCCYDCIPCPDGEISSQSDMENCIKCPENQWSNQKRDACIPKMIIFLSYEEPLGIFLTVVSMVFCLISALILGIFIKYQHTPIVKANNRSLSYIFLISLMLCFLCSLIFIGHPDKLTCILRHIAFGITFSIALSSVLAKTITVVIAFQATKPKSKLRNWMGSSLSNSIVLCCSLLQVLLCLVWICTAPPFPYHNTESEIGTIVIECNEGSIIAFYCVMGYLGLLAGISFVFAFLARNLPDTFNEAKHITFSMVVFCSVWVAFIPTYLSTRGKYMVAVEIFAILASCAGLLGCIFIPKCYMILLRPEKNNKKYLTRCVKT